One Fundulus heteroclitus isolate FHET01 chromosome 1, MU-UCD_Fhet_4.1, whole genome shotgun sequence genomic window carries:
- the rps21 gene encoding 40S ribosomal protein S21, producing the protein MQNDAGEFVDLYVPRKCSASNRIIGAKDHASIQINIAEVDKVTGRFNGQTKTYAICGAIRRMGESDDSILRLAKTDGVVAKNF; encoded by the exons ATGCAGAACGACGCTGGTGAATTTGTGGACCTGTACGTCCCACGCAAAtg CTCTGCAAGCAACAGAATCATCGGCGCCAAGGACCACGCCTCCATCCAGATCAACATTGCTGAG GTGGACAAAGTGACCGGGCGCTTCAACGGTCAGACCAAGACCTACGCCATCTGTGGAGCCATCCGCCGGATG ggaGAATCTGACGACTCGATCCTGAGGCTGGCCAAGACCGATGGCGTCGTAGCAAA GAACTTCTGA